The Acipenser ruthenus chromosome 30, fAciRut3.2 maternal haplotype, whole genome shotgun sequence genome includes the window CAGGGCGGCCCCCCCGTGCTCACGCAGAGCCTGCCCCACCTGCAGCTTCACCTGCTCCCCCACAGCCTGCAGCGCCCCCACCAGGTCGGAGGTCCTAGAAACACAGGAAGACGAGTCGGCAATCCCCTGTCACTATGACACTGCAGCTGACAGTCAGGCTGAGCTACCCCAAGCACTGTGGTCCTCAGAGCTGGGGCAATTTTGTACCTACAATAGCAACTGACATAATCATGAATACTGATGTGCTGACTGaggaaacactttaaaataatggcggCAGATTATACATTTAAAACCTTTGGAACTTCGTGCTAAAACTCAATGAAAGTTATTTGTCAGCTGAGACTTAAACATTATTCTATTCAAGGAAAATGGCAGCGTTCGTCtccaattgttttatttagttgttttttttttacctgtagcTGCAGGATCTTACAGTAGAAGCCATGCCTCTCCTCTCCCAGCGAGTTCACTGATTGGTTCACCTACCTGTGATGACTGCCCTCCAGCAGGGCAGCAATGACCTGCTTCAGTTTACCTACAAACCCTGGCAGGGGAAACACAGCGCCCCCACACTGGTTACTGGTGACCAGCAGGACGGATGCCATCAGGGTCAACACGTCGACACAGCGCTTCAGCTCATCCAAGCGGGATCGATCCATCTGCACCGTCTGGAAAACGAGAGCGAGGCAGAGAATTGACGTTAAAAAAGGAGTCGAAACACAGGCCCCCACCCCTCCTCGAGCTGTTCCTGCCGTACCTCTGGGTAGAGCTGGCAGTCTGGGTCCCACCTGAGCAGGGAGAGGTAGGCCTGGTCCAGCACGGCGCTGGGGCTCAGGATTGCAGGACTGGGGGAGGTGGAGGTCTTTCCAGGACCCTTGTTAGAAGGGGCTGTGACTGCCTCCTGCACTGCCCTGTTCAGCCAGGCTGTGGTGTGGTCCAGGGCATCTTGAAACGCAAAGACAGAATCGTGAAAGAGCAACAGACCGACACTCCCTGATACCTCCTCAATAAAATCGGCAGGGAGAAATGACGTGTGACAGAGGCTTAAGATTTAAGGTGAACAAAACCAATAAGAGGgaagaaaattgttttttttaaagcactggttCGCGCTCCTGTCGTTCTCTCTCCTGGCACGATCCACGTGCAGACGTTTCTCAAGCCTGCCGCTCTCCTCTGCCTCTCCGGCCGTGTTTGCGTACCTGGCTGCTTGTCCAGAATCTCCTGGAACTTGGCTCTCTCGTACTGCACAGACTGCTGCAGCAGGTGTGGCCGGAGGCTCTGCACTGTGAAGTTGACCATGTCCACTTTCATGAGGCCGAGCACTCGCAGGATCTCCCTGAAAGGGGTGGGCGGGACACAGAGACATGAGCAGGGTTAGGCAGACGGGTGGTAAAGACTGTGCCTCTAGCGCTCTACCTGCAACAGTCCTACAGAAAGCGTTTCAGCTCTCCTCTAGCCGGCACTCACCTGAGCAGGGGGGCGGGGTCTCTCGGCTCTCTGAGTCCGCGGATCTCGTCGTCACGGACAGGCGCGCACAGCATTGCCATGGTGCCGATGACAAAGCCAGCGACCCGCGGCAGGTCCAGCGCTCCGTGTTCCGTCTGCTGTCGGATCAGATCCATGTCCAGAACCTCCTCGATGCGAGAGCGCAGGCGGGAGTGAGCCGGGAGCAGCAGGGAGAGGAGGGTCtggggcagggaggcagggaggatGAAGCATCTACACCCGCAGCAGAGGTGGAAATAAGCCTCCTgctgcatagcagattcacccattccacgttttactacaagcttgattagccacagtgtataggaaacaagctcaggtgtgtcttattaaactcatagtaaaaccaggaatggatcaaactgctaggcAATGACAGTCTTTTTTCCCATCCCTGACCAGGATCAAAACCTCACCAGGAACTAAATATGAATGAATTTGGTGTTGGTGCATTGACATAACATGTTTATCGAAATCAGACGTTCCCAGtatagctcagccaatcagctGGTGGAATTTCTTCTTGTTAACAAATGTCCCTGCAAAGTTTTCTAAATCTCAGGTCCGCAGCTCCTAAGATGTTTAGCTCAATCAGTCAGTGGTCTGAATTCCTGTAACAGCACAACACCGTGACCTGAATCATGATACCTTCACAAGTATGCGCCGAGGAGTGCCCTGACCAAGTAAAGAACACAGCAGCCATTACCTCCTTGATCTCCTGCAGCAGCTTGATTGCATGGCTGTAGTCTGGAGGACTGTGGGCTAGCTGAGCCTCTAAGCTATCCCAGAAGGCTCGGTGCACAATCTCCTTGACTCTTCCCTCCAAACTGGAAAAACAAGAAAGACCCAACCTCAACACAAGCTTTAGCTTTGAGGTGCTGAAGTTCTGTTAGAGCTGTGAGAAAGAGTCTAGGGAGAACCTTACTGTGTTGTGTTTAGCTACACACAGTATTGATGGTGGGACAGTGCCTTTTGAAGGAGTAAACAGTAGACAGATGTCAAGACTTCCCCTTTGGTTCGTTTGGCGTGTACCTGTCTGGAGTCGGGCTGTTCTGTTTGAAACGGAAGTCACGGTTCACCACGATCTCGTGCGCGATGGTCAGATTGGACACGCTCCGAGCAGTCTCCATCACCTCTGCAAGCGACGTCTGGCGCGGCGGGGTCCCTGCAACACACACCCAGCACCGTCACACCACAGGGCTGTTCTGTAAAAACCTGAACTAACCGTCCAGTGCGGGCATTAATATAGACGCAGGCGTCTGGCTGAATTCCTACCTCTAGGAGAGTGAGGTACGCGGAGCCCGGGCACCTCATCGTCGCTCACGGGCAGCTCGTTGTTCAGATTCGGCATTTCCATTGAGTTTTTTGCTTGGGcttgtaacaaaataacaaataataaacaaagtccCAGTTAGTGATTTACAATGGTAATAATAGCTAATACTGTAAACAGACACACTATGATCAGATATAGGGCAGTTTCTGtgattgtgataaaaaaaaaagacaaaatactgcactattattattaaatgcataaaaaatacttttcttttttattattaattaatgtttaattccAATGGAAtcataatattaaaatacagttcTGAATTAAAGCAGTTGTGTTTAAACTACGGACAAGGATGACGCCTCGAATCCTGAGGACGCCGTCAATGAAGCTTTGATGACGTCAATCGTTCACTTTGCAGACGGTTTTCACGCGAGGTGCTCGGACTCTAGTGGAAGCATTGTGGAATGCTGGCGAATAAATGTCCACACACCCCGCCGCATTTACCTGTAAACTACTAGCATTGCAGATTGGGTTCGATCAGACGAGCTAAAGCAATCTGTTTCCTGTTGTGGTTGAATTGCATATCTGTTTAGGTGAGTGTTATCTCTCTCTGTTCTGTTCATTGAATCACTGACAGAGGCTGACAATATTACCGTACTTCATTAGCCATGCACCAGCCCTATGCTACTGACAATATCCCACTGCCTACATGAAACTGGTggtggtttaaaacacaacaacgCGCTATAAACTTTACTAACTTTAAAAATGCTTATTACAGAGCGGTTATATAAAGATGTGCATGTTCTGACTTACCTGTTCTTGCGTGCGGAGATCGCGTCCGGTCCTAACAGCTGTTTGGACGTGCTGTATCGTGTCGTGCAGTGGTAGCTTTAATGGAAGCGTGACACCTGCGCGACTGTCACACTGTTTTCAACAGGAGAACGTCACCGCCTCACATTTCAAACTGGGCTACACCACTGCACACAAAATAGGGGGGCTAAACCAGTCATATCGTTACCCACAATTGTCAAGATATCCCGGATACACATTCTGctgttgcttttaaataaaaataataattagttcGTTTTATAATTTACATaaaggaatgttgtctttttttattgttttattttttttttggtatggtgTGAATGCCCCTCCTTTTGAAATAACCTCTCCCAATGTTAAATCAAAACATGTCGAGTAGCCCCGCCTCTTTCACTGTGGGCTGTACACTTCCTTATGCTGGTGTAAGTTTATAACTTTTTAAACTAAGTCGTTAGATAAACACCATGAAAGCAGATGGACTATCTAGCTGTCCTACTAAAGAACGCATTTTTAAACTGTTAGGTGCTCAAACGCAAGCACTGGTGTTGCTTAGGAACCACGAGAGAGGCGCGAGATagatatgtattattttttaaaagtaatcaAGCTTTTTTTTCCTCCATGGCAACGAAGTAGACACGTGATAGAAATATTTTTAGGTCACGACTTTGTTTTCAAAATCGCATTTATTAAAAAACAGCCAATGA containing:
- the LOC117395506 gene encoding T-complex protein 11-like protein 1, which gives rise to MEMPNLNNELPVSDDEVPGLRVPHSPRGTPPRQTSLAEVMETARSVSNLTIAHEIVVNRDFRFKQNSPTPDSLEGRVKEIVHRAFWDSLEAQLAHSPPDYSHAIKLLQEIKETLLSLLLPAHSRLRSRIEEVLDMDLIRQQTEHGALDLPRVAGFVIGTMAMLCAPVRDDEIRGLREPRDPAPLLREILRVLGLMKVDMVNFTVQSLRPHLLQQSVQYERAKFQEILDKQPDALDHTTAWLNRAVQEAVTAPSNKGPGKTSTSPSPAILSPSAVLDQAYLSLLRWDPDCQLYPETVQMDRSRLDELKRCVDVLTLMASVLLVTSNQCGGAVFPLPGFVGKLKQVIAALLEGSHHRTSDLVGALQAVGEQVKLQVGQALREHGGAALTPEQETTLKGQISDIAQDHSPIRNVIAGRIFSFLQGFLGPPAQKSSTPLPGGLAPVGAELAEVGAAFGQIVHHNRLVFGPFYSSILKRALFPQGESETSVDSR